The following proteins are co-located in the Candidatus Tiamatella incendiivivens genome:
- a CDS encoding thioredoxin family protein, with amino-acid sequence MEKYESVYEAQGCSIIEKYFKTKKPVVIAFSSPTCGACEIYKPEFDYAKEQFPEIEFVWFNIASCPEAAFHLGIPGTPTTIVVDNGVIKGAWVGAVPADNVGEAVKNIMEEKE; translated from the coding sequence GTGGAGAAATACGAATCAGTCTACGAAGCACAGGGTTGCAGTATTATTGAGAAATACTTTAAAACAAAAAAGCCGGTAGTCATTGCTTTCTCCAGTCCCACTTGCGGGGCATGCGAAATATATAAACCAGAGTTTGATTATGCTAAGGAGCAATTCCCGGAAATCGAATTTGTATGGTTCAACATAGCTTCTTGTCCTGAAGCGGCATTCCACTTAGGAATTCCTGGGACGCCTACTACTATAGTAGTCGATAATGGAGTGATAAAGGGAGCTTGGGTTGGGGCTGTACCAGCTGATAATGTCGGCGAGGCTGTAAAGAATATAATGGAAGAAAAAGAGTGA
- a CDS encoding DUF445 family protein, with amino-acid sequence MAIKMLFHPKDKICLLPGRRLCFQGVIPGKKKELALRLGEIFSSYAMTTDALNRYWDKIEGSMATAVREILQEKLQSLPIRIPILANAIPLLSEALAENLSPYLRKLGEQASSKIDMGELIESEFNRLDVNDLEDIFHKIAGRELGFVEYMGFILGFVIGVVEGIIAILI; translated from the coding sequence TTGGCAATCAAAATGCTGTTCCACCCTAAAGATAAAATATGCCTCCTACCTGGCAGGAGACTATGTTTTCAGGGAGTAATCCCAGGTAAGAAGAAAGAGCTCGCATTAAGGCTGGGCGAGATATTCTCCAGTTATGCTATGACTACTGATGCCTTAAACAGGTATTGGGATAAAATAGAAGGTTCCATGGCAACTGCTGTTAGGGAAATCCTCCAAGAAAAGCTTCAAAGCCTCCCAATAAGGATTCCTATATTGGCTAATGCTATTCCACTATTATCCGAGGCCCTAGCAGAAAATCTATCACCTTACCTGAGGAAACTTGGGGAACAGGCTTCAAGCAAAATTGATATGGGGGAACTTATTGAATCAGAATTTAATAGACTAGATGTAAATGACCTTGAGGATATTTTCCATAAAATAGCAGGAAGAGAGCTCGGCTTCGTGGAATACATGGGATTCATTCTAGGATTCGTTATTGGAGTAGTTGAAGGCATCATAGCCATTCTCATCTAA
- a CDS encoding AMP-binding protein — translation MNSYPNIWYPPKDLVNSANVTSFMESQGLKDYKEFVKRSTDDIKWFWGNLPDWLGTEWFNPPARTIDTSGGPMWTKWYIGGTLNITYNTVDRHVKNGHGDRIAFIWQGEDGSLEYYSYSKLKERIDRMASRFVELGANKGDNILLYITMIPDMMVAFYAALKIGAAVAPVFSGFAPASVAERIDASKAKIIVSADGYYRRGKKINLLQNLRNALNLSNYKPPAIIYSRRLGSNVELQSNEYWFNDLENGARPRYEAEEVSGEDIALLMYTSGTTGKPKGIQIRQHGALLMPTKDIYFNMDLKQGDKFFWVTDIGWMMGPWQIIGVNTLGGTHIIIEGAINYPKPTRILDLIDNFEITQFGFAATVARLLKKDIGEASDNYDLSTLRTFGNTGEPIDRDTWMWVMYSLGKGKRPLINLSGGTDMFGPIVLPSPTVPLKPSTLWGPGLGCDVDVFNDEGKPVRREVGYLVIKKPIPSLTWGFFGEPPDRYLRTYWSRFPGVWYHGDWALIDGEGYWFILGRADDVIKVAGKRIGSAEIEDVVNSHPEVAETACIGVPDPIKGEVIACFSVMKEKKEVTGLEEELKNLVVEKLGKPFEPKYVLIVDDLPRTRSGKILRRVIRGILKGWELKDKSILENPESLESIRAVVEKLKQGG, via the coding sequence TTGAACTCGTATCCTAATATTTGGTATCCTCCAAAGGATTTAGTCAACTCAGCTAATGTTACATCTTTCATGGAATCTCAAGGGTTGAAGGATTACAAAGAGTTCGTTAAACGCTCGACTGATGATATAAAATGGTTCTGGGGTAATTTGCCTGATTGGCTTGGTACGGAATGGTTCAATCCTCCAGCTAGAACTATTGATACGTCAGGAGGGCCCATGTGGACTAAGTGGTATATTGGGGGGACTCTTAATATAACCTACAACACTGTAGACAGGCATGTTAAAAACGGTCATGGAGATAGAATAGCGTTTATATGGCAAGGAGAAGACGGTTCACTGGAATACTATTCATATTCTAAGTTAAAGGAACGCATTGATAGAATGGCCTCCAGGTTTGTAGAACTAGGAGCCAATAAAGGAGATAATATCCTACTGTACATTACCATGATCCCGGACATGATGGTAGCTTTCTATGCTGCTCTCAAGATAGGAGCAGCAGTTGCCCCTGTATTCTCCGGTTTCGCCCCGGCTAGTGTAGCTGAGAGAATAGATGCGAGCAAAGCCAAGATAATAGTTTCAGCAGACGGGTACTATAGAAGAGGTAAAAAGATAAACCTTTTACAAAACTTGAGGAATGCTCTAAACTTGTCGAATTACAAGCCTCCAGCTATAATATACTCAAGAAGACTAGGGTCGAATGTTGAGCTGCAGAGTAACGAGTATTGGTTCAATGACCTTGAGAACGGTGCTAGGCCGAGATACGAAGCAGAAGAAGTCTCTGGCGAAGATATAGCACTCCTAATGTATACTAGTGGAACAACAGGGAAGCCTAAAGGAATACAGATACGGCAACACGGAGCACTACTAATGCCCACCAAAGACATTTACTTCAACATGGACCTTAAACAGGGGGATAAATTCTTCTGGGTAACTGATATAGGATGGATGATGGGTCCTTGGCAGATAATAGGAGTGAACACTCTGGGAGGAACGCACATTATAATAGAAGGTGCAATAAACTATCCTAAGCCCACAAGAATACTTGATTTGATAGATAACTTCGAGATAACTCAGTTCGGGTTTGCAGCAACTGTTGCAAGACTATTAAAGAAGGATATAGGTGAAGCCTCGGATAACTATGACCTATCCACGCTCAGAACGTTTGGTAACACAGGAGAGCCCATAGACAGGGACACCTGGATGTGGGTAATGTACTCCCTAGGCAAAGGGAAAAGGCCATTAATAAACTTAAGCGGTGGAACAGACATGTTCGGCCCCATAGTACTTCCATCACCTACCGTTCCACTGAAACCTTCAACACTATGGGGCCCAGGGCTTGGATGCGATGTTGACGTGTTTAACGATGAAGGAAAGCCTGTAAGGAGGGAGGTAGGTTACCTCGTCATAAAGAAACCCATACCTAGCCTAACATGGGGCTTCTTTGGAGAACCTCCGGACAGGTACCTACGAACATATTGGTCGAGATTCCCAGGCGTATGGTACCACGGCGACTGGGCTCTAATCGACGGGGAAGGCTACTGGTTCATACTAGGTAGAGCAGATGATGTGATAAAAGTTGCCGGTAAACGTATAGGATCTGCTGAGATAGAAGACGTAGTAAACTCCCACCCTGAAGTAGCTGAGACTGCCTGTATAGGGGTTCCAGACCCTATTAAAGGAGAAGTAATAGCCTGCTTTTCTGTTATGAAGGAGAAGAAAGAGGTGACCGGACTGGAAGAAGAGCTTAAGAACCTGGTAGTAGAGAAGTTAGGGAAGCCCTTCGAGCCTAAATATGTGCTCATAGTAGACGATCTCCCTAGAACAAGGAGTGGGAAGATTCTAAGACGTGTGATCAGAGGAATATTAAAGGGATGGGAGCTTAAGGATAAATCGATCCTGGAAAACCCGGAGAGCTTGGAATCGATAAGAGCCGTGGTTGAGAAGCTAAAACAAGGTGGCTAA
- a CDS encoding pyridoxal-phosphate dependent enzyme: MNSILKHRLEKLRLQVGNTPIKCYTIDKVDVCVKLEYTNPSGSHKDRIVLGMLENLVDKGEVKENGCISEVSSGNTALAVAWAAKYLGLNARIYTTPAAPKTKKQLIEALGATLIEAPRGADRDELIAEAKAKGCTSLRQDDNEYNILIHYTATGQEMLYQLNGVLDAFFMGIGTGGTIVGVGSRLKQFSNEIKIVGITPRNSALAGGKGGDVIPGLASKEVPPLITQSRGIVDALLAVSNEEAWEHSWKLYQKTGLLTGLSTGASYAAIEKALEQGLISEGSRIAIIAADRLYPYIIG, encoded by the coding sequence GTGAACTCTATTCTCAAACACAGACTAGAGAAACTGCGATTACAGGTAGGGAATACCCCAATTAAATGTTACACGATTGATAAAGTAGATGTCTGCGTAAAATTGGAATACACTAATCCTAGTGGAAGCCATAAAGACCGCATAGTTCTAGGTATGCTAGAAAACCTGGTAGATAAAGGAGAGGTAAAAGAGAACGGCTGCATATCTGAGGTAAGTAGTGGTAATACAGCTCTTGCAGTGGCATGGGCTGCAAAATACTTAGGATTAAATGCAAGAATATACACTACACCAGCAGCTCCTAAGACTAAGAAGCAGCTGATTGAAGCTCTTGGCGCCACTTTAATCGAAGCACCCAGAGGCGCTGATAGAGACGAATTGATAGCTGAAGCAAAAGCAAAGGGATGCACCTCCCTGAGACAGGATGACAATGAATACAATATACTCATACATTACACTGCAACCGGGCAGGAAATGCTATACCAGCTAAACGGTGTGTTGGACGCGTTTTTCATGGGTATAGGCACCGGTGGCACAATTGTAGGTGTAGGATCTAGGTTAAAGCAATTCAGTAATGAAATAAAGATAGTTGGAATAACGCCCAGAAACAGTGCACTAGCAGGCGGAAAAGGTGGAGACGTTATCCCAGGGCTAGCGAGCAAAGAAGTCCCCCCTTTAATCACACAGTCCAGAGGAATAGTGGACGCGTTATTGGCTGTTAGTAATGAAGAGGCATGGGAACACTCATGGAAACTTTACCAAAAGACTGGTCTCTTGACAGGACTCTCAACAGGTGCCTCATATGCAGCAATAGAAAAAGCTTTGGAGCAAGGTTTAATCAGTGAAGGCTCTAGGATAGCCATAATTGCAGCTGATAGGCTTTACCCCTATATCATAGGCTAA
- the amrB gene encoding AmmeMemoRadiSam system protein B, whose translation MTAREPVAGIWGFYPLDKDLLLKSIKRCYLDKEFGPGKLPEDKSQESVHGGIAPHAGYTYSGPCTAWLYLDLAEKSVDFDTVVVIGTNHTGFGGDLTTTSAFDEWITPLGRVLVDMEVVRGLLGDMRGIVDNRRAHEQEHSIEVQIPFAQFALKGDWRLVPIVTKPFTPDKARYYAENIMKVLGDLDRKPLFIVSSDFTHHGPMYGYVLYTVNPIDKVGELDRSFIKKITEKDTIGFFNMVREYNSTICGWPGIMILMEIARGKGWELRLLKYYNSGELTGDPSVIVGYSSLSMRES comes from the coding sequence ATGACGGCTAGAGAACCAGTAGCGGGTATCTGGGGGTTTTACCCTCTAGATAAGGATTTACTTTTGAAGAGCATTAAGAGATGCTACTTGGATAAAGAATTTGGACCTGGAAAATTGCCTGAAGATAAGTCGCAGGAAAGTGTTCACGGTGGGATTGCTCCCCATGCAGGATACACGTATAGTGGTCCATGTACAGCATGGCTTTACCTCGACTTGGCCGAGAAAAGTGTCGATTTCGACACTGTTGTTGTAATAGGTACTAATCACACCGGATTCGGAGGCGATTTAACTACTACTTCAGCCTTTGACGAATGGATCACACCTCTAGGCAGGGTTCTAGTGGATATGGAGGTTGTAAGAGGCCTTCTGGGAGATATGCGTGGTATTGTCGATAATAGGAGGGCACACGAGCAGGAGCATTCGATAGAGGTTCAAATCCCATTTGCACAGTTTGCCCTTAAAGGAGATTGGAGGCTTGTTCCTATAGTTACTAAACCTTTTACACCGGATAAGGCGAGGTATTATGCTGAAAACATTATGAAGGTTCTAGGAGATTTAGATAGGAAGCCTTTGTTTATTGTTTCAAGCGACTTCACTCATCACGGTCCAATGTACGGATACGTTCTATATACTGTTAACCCTATAGATAAAGTAGGAGAGCTTGACAGATCGTTTATCAAGAAAATAACTGAAAAAGACACGATAGGCTTCTTTAACATGGTAAGAGAGTATAATTCAACGATCTGCGGATGGCCTGGAATAATGATTCTAATGGAGATAGCTAGGGGGAAAGGATGGGAGTTACGGTTGTTAAAGTACTATAATTCCGGGGAGCTTACAGGCGATCCCTCAGTTATTGTAGGCTACTCTTCGTTGTCAATGAGGGAGTCTTAG
- a CDS encoding beta-galactosidase trimerization domain-containing protein, translating into MKRETERRQPVIKYQESAIELPWWSKPLRVLQFNLEDPYGFYAYRVNDDLLLDLASRLHANMLVVFARDPWGRVFYDGSKLYPRHPNSNLDVSRLVEKGKSRGIRVVVMSAHTANRHIYSLHPSWAQRTKEGEVVVLEHYPTKMRIRDPHWPLICINSPAMDEYFIPEVEESLKATGADGVLLDSFRYMPDPERACYCKYCQARFKKETGFDLPMDDTADEEAYRLAWEWRENVIVDALRKLWRASKQAGKDVMFFYNSHPAGWSGRGNVIVEKSRNILDAVFAEASEVDTNAPGMLTLATKLTRGVLGDNTKPVFVSRNLFYLLRTTQSPPLIHVRQGIREVVAAGGQPWVLLFSSQLFEDPRALEAVEQVYGELEKAEEYLDTSRPVSHIAIAFSTETLEKAYRKSPEFYVGEVSGFTYMLSNLHIPWDIVSLKDISRHDVWSKYKVIILPNTTVVSDDCIRGLVNFSHNGGYIIASHELGTMKPDYTYTHTLALKDLMGIEFEGMFRFGYAYIHLDKSNGIWKGLPQAIPFGDQSIRFEYERVEVRLGEFVRARPIDTEVLARTRLGRSHYGYEYTLGRSTPAPDSILDIASIIHRKIGGAGGGIIYYGMRLGLHYSRLGHPDYRELLRRPLEKYVGEPPIKVEAPETIQAEYYHVGEGVTVHLVNHTYNQRILHAPTGPSKQSTPGFSLTYTVHPARTIIPIREVMIRISEELLGTKDVKAIDVISEEEFEVTYEKGCIIVKIPYVNEYRLVYVHPKE; encoded by the coding sequence ATGAAAAGAGAAACCGAGAGAAGACAGCCAGTAATCAAGTATCAAGAGAGTGCTATAGAATTGCCTTGGTGGAGTAAACCCCTAAGAGTATTACAATTCAATCTAGAGGATCCATACGGCTTCTACGCATACCGCGTTAACGATGATCTACTACTGGATCTAGCCTCGAGGCTACATGCCAACATGTTAGTAGTATTTGCCCGAGATCCTTGGGGGAGGGTTTTCTATGACGGAAGTAAACTGTATCCACGCCATCCTAATTCGAATCTAGATGTGTCAAGACTAGTAGAGAAGGGAAAGTCTAGGGGGATCCGTGTAGTAGTGATGAGTGCTCATACTGCAAACCGACATATTTACAGTCTGCATCCCAGTTGGGCTCAGAGAACTAAGGAAGGAGAGGTAGTGGTATTAGAGCACTATCCTACAAAGATGAGGATCAGAGATCCTCATTGGCCTTTGATATGTATAAACAGCCCAGCCATGGACGAGTATTTTATTCCTGAAGTGGAGGAATCCCTGAAAGCGACAGGAGCAGACGGTGTTTTACTAGATAGCTTCAGGTATATGCCTGACCCGGAGAGAGCTTGCTATTGCAAGTACTGTCAAGCTAGGTTTAAGAAGGAAACAGGTTTTGATTTACCTATGGATGATACTGCTGACGAGGAAGCGTATAGATTGGCCTGGGAATGGAGGGAGAATGTGATTGTTGATGCTCTCCGGAAGCTATGGAGAGCTTCCAAGCAGGCTGGGAAAGATGTAATGTTCTTCTACAATAGTCATCCTGCTGGTTGGTCTGGACGTGGGAACGTCATAGTTGAGAAGTCCAGAAACATACTTGATGCTGTTTTCGCCGAGGCATCAGAGGTGGATACAAATGCTCCTGGAATGCTTACCCTCGCAACTAAGCTTACAAGAGGGGTTTTGGGGGATAATACTAAACCGGTATTTGTTAGCAGGAACTTGTTCTATCTCCTTAGAACCACTCAGTCCCCCCCACTTATACATGTCCGGCAGGGTATAAGGGAAGTAGTTGCTGCTGGTGGACAGCCATGGGTACTGTTATTTAGTAGCCAGCTTTTCGAGGATCCTAGAGCCTTGGAAGCTGTGGAGCAAGTATATGGAGAGCTAGAGAAGGCAGAAGAGTATCTCGATACTTCTAGGCCTGTAAGCCATATTGCTATAGCATTTTCGACTGAGACCCTCGAAAAGGCGTACAGAAAGTCCCCAGAATTTTATGTTGGCGAAGTATCAGGATTCACCTATATGCTATCAAACCTTCATATACCCTGGGACATAGTATCCCTTAAAGACATCAGTAGACACGACGTATGGTCGAAATATAAGGTAATAATTCTGCCTAACACAACAGTTGTCTCGGACGACTGTATTAGAGGACTAGTTAACTTCTCCCATAACGGGGGGTATATCATAGCAAGCCATGAACTAGGGACAATGAAACCTGATTATACTTATACACACACTCTTGCCTTGAAAGACTTGATGGGAATAGAGTTTGAAGGCATGTTTAGATTCGGATATGCATATATCCACCTAGATAAGTCAAATGGAATATGGAAAGGACTTCCTCAGGCTATACCTTTCGGAGATCAGAGCATAAGATTCGAGTATGAAAGAGTAGAGGTTAGGCTTGGAGAATTCGTACGGGCCCGCCCCATAGACACAGAGGTTTTAGCACGAACAAGACTGGGAAGAAGCCATTATGGATACGAGTATACTCTGGGGAGAAGTACCCCAGCACCGGATTCAATACTTGATATAGCATCTATAATACATAGAAAAATAGGTGGAGCTGGAGGCGGTATAATATATTATGGAATGAGACTAGGATTACACTATAGTAGACTAGGCCACCCAGACTACAGGGAATTACTCAGAAGGCCACTAGAAAAATATGTAGGTGAACCCCCTATCAAGGTGGAAGCACCTGAAACTATTCAAGCAGAGTACTATCATGTTGGAGAAGGAGTAACAGTCCACCTAGTAAACCATACTTATAACCAGCGCATACTACATGCACCAACAGGTCCATCCAAACAGTCAACACCCGGGTTCTCTCTAACATATACCGTTCACCCTGCTAGAACTATAATACCGATAAGAGAAGTTATGATAAGAATATCTGAAGAACTACTTGGAACCAAAGATGTTAAGGCCATTGATGTTATAAGCGAAGAAGAGTTCGAGGTAACGTATGAAAAAGGCTGTATTATAGTGAAGATACCATATGTAAATGAATATAGATTAGTGTATGTCCATCCCAAAGAGTAA
- a CDS encoding MFS transporter, protein MDRNNEQLTIIHSSTFTIFFAMSVVIPVLGPYLASLGFSDTEIGVIAMLTPLTSMLLRPFTGVVADCWSRKYLVVVGLSATALSGLLYVSPRYIVPLGRVFQGIGVAFYVPGSIALTSYLAKKTGKLGMHMGIRSLLNGLGFTIGPLASAYLTVDYGFHAPFIALGLTPLPFIYLALKLEEGIEYRRKPALKLAEILERWFSMGRKPFILWTTVAVTVMATGYSSLQTFLSLYYQEAYGRGVQLAGTFFTIAGLSSIPTRAGSGILSERIGASRAIELAFTLILVGSMTVLSRGFISYIISPVFIGLGLGTLVPSMLVGVSQVTDNREYGSAFSFSTISWDIGGLIGPLLGGVLSSFSGYRLAILIYPVLNVVALGAFTLYFLRRK, encoded by the coding sequence ATGGATAGAAACAATGAGCAGTTAACGATTATCCATAGCTCAACATTCACAATATTCTTCGCCATGAGCGTAGTCATACCCGTCCTGGGCCCTTATCTGGCCTCCCTAGGATTCAGTGACACCGAGATAGGGGTCATAGCAATGCTAACGCCCCTGACTTCGATGCTTCTCCGGCCCTTCACAGGCGTCGTAGCTGACTGCTGGAGCAGAAAGTACCTTGTCGTAGTGGGACTGTCCGCTACAGCCTTGTCAGGTCTTCTATACGTCTCTCCCAGGTATATTGTACCATTAGGCAGAGTATTCCAAGGTATAGGTGTAGCCTTCTACGTTCCTGGAAGCATTGCTCTCACATCATACTTGGCGAAGAAAACTGGTAAGCTCGGAATGCATATGGGGATTAGAAGCCTTCTTAATGGACTAGGTTTTACTATTGGACCTTTAGCCTCCGCGTATCTCACGGTCGACTACGGGTTTCATGCACCTTTTATCGCACTAGGGTTAACTCCGTTACCTTTCATATATCTTGCATTAAAGCTAGAGGAAGGAATTGAATATAGGCGTAAGCCTGCCTTGAAACTAGCAGAAATACTGGAGAGATGGTTCTCTATGGGCAGGAAGCCTTTCATACTTTGGACTACAGTAGCTGTGACAGTGATGGCAACTGGATATAGTTCCCTGCAGACGTTTCTTAGCTTATATTACCAAGAAGCGTATGGAAGGGGAGTTCAACTAGCTGGGACGTTCTTCACTATAGCTGGTTTATCAAGTATACCCACCAGAGCAGGGAGTGGAATTCTATCAGAGAGAATAGGTGCATCTAGAGCAATAGAGTTGGCATTTACTTTGATTCTAGTAGGTTCTATGACAGTGTTATCAAGAGGATTTATATCATATATTATCTCACCAGTATTCATTGGACTTGGTTTAGGAACGCTAGTTCCATCAATGCTTGTAGGCGTCTCCCAAGTTACTGATAACAGGGAATATGGTTCCGCTTTCAGCTTCTCGACAATATCTTGGGATATCGGGGGGCTGATAGGGCCTCTATTAGGAGGAGTGTTAAGTTCATTCTCTGGGTATAGGTTGGCTATATTAATATATCCTGTACTTAACGTGGTTGCACTCGGCGCATTTACACTGTATTTCCTACGGAGGAAATGA
- a CDS encoding MFS transporter, translating to MNKTNEQLGIIHSATFTIFFAMNIVVPILGPYLASLGFSDTEIGVIAMFMPLTSIILRPLAGFIADTWSRKYLLMTGLIATVLAGFFYVGPRLVVPFGRVFQGIGMALFVPGSTALTSYLAKRVRKLGLHMGARSLLNGLGFTVGPLTSAYLTVNYGYHAAFIALAIAPLPFVYLSTRLDDGITHRQRPEINYIKILKRWLVVGRKPFILWTTLSMTLMTVGYTSIQTFLSLYYQATYGRGVVLAGIFFTILGLSSIPTRAIGGILSEKKGAYKVVETALILILLGSTTILLKGILSFIFSPIFIGLGLGLLIPSMLVGVSQVTDNEEYGAAFSFSTTYWDTGGLIGPLLGGILSSLSGYWLAVLLYPLLNALAVGSFTIYYLFERNN from the coding sequence TTGAATAAAACCAATGAGCAACTAGGAATTATTCATAGTGCGACATTTACCATTTTCTTCGCAATGAATATAGTGGTTCCTATATTGGGCCCTTATCTGGCCTCCCTAGGATTCAGTGACACCGAGATAGGGGTCATAGCAATGTTTATGCCTCTAACATCAATTATTCTGAGGCCCTTAGCGGGATTTATTGCAGATACTTGGAGTAGGAAGTATCTTTTGATGACTGGACTAATTGCAACAGTATTGGCAGGGTTCTTCTATGTGGGTCCTAGGCTAGTTGTACCTTTCGGGAGAGTATTCCAAGGTATAGGTATGGCGTTATTTGTTCCTGGGAGTACAGCTCTTACATCATATCTAGCTAAGAGAGTGAGGAAGCTTGGATTGCATATGGGTGCAAGAAGCCTGCTTAATGGTCTCGGCTTCACAGTCGGACCACTCACATCAGCTTATCTGACTGTTAATTATGGTTATCATGCAGCTTTTATTGCACTAGCAATCGCACCACTACCATTCGTCTATCTTTCCACGAGGCTCGATGACGGGATAACTCATAGGCAACGTCCAGAAATAAATTACATTAAAATATTGAAGAGATGGCTCGTCGTAGGAAGAAAACCCTTCATTCTATGGACAACGCTGTCGATGACTCTTATGACTGTGGGTTATACTTCTATACAAACATTCCTCAGCTTATATTACCAGGCAACCTATGGGAGAGGCGTAGTTCTCGCTGGGATATTTTTCACGATTTTGGGTTTATCAAGTATACCTACCAGAGCTATAGGCGGTATATTATCCGAGAAGAAGGGTGCATATAAGGTAGTGGAGACGGCTTTGATCCTAATACTGCTTGGTTCAACAACTATATTGTTGAAAGGAATTCTTTCATTTATTTTCTCACCCATTTTCATAGGCCTAGGGTTAGGATTGCTTATACCTTCTATGCTCGTGGGAGTATCTCAAGTAACAGATAACGAGGAGTATGGGGCTGCTTTCAGTTTCTCAACAACCTATTGGGATACAGGGGGGTTGATAGGACCATTACTGGGAGGGATATTGAGTTCCTTGTCAGGTTACTGGCTGGCTGTACTATTATACCCCCTGTTAAACGCTTTAGCTGTTGGATCATTTACGATATACTATTTATTTGAGAGAAATAATTGA